In the Longimicrobium sp. genome, ATACAAACGCTTGTAGTGCGGCCTGGAACGGTTTCTCGCGAAGCAGGCCCACATCCTCGGCGAACATCGTGAACATGGCGCGCATCAAGAAACGCGCGACACGCTCTCCATCCATCCCACGCCCTTCCAGCGACGCCGAGAGCTTCGCCAGTTGCTCCGCCACCTCGCGCGTAACGGCCCGGCCGCGGATGGCGGGATTCAGAGACTCCGGGTTCTCCCATACGGCGCGGAGAAACTCAATGTCTCCCTCGCTTCGCCAAAGCGTCCGCAGGTCAATGCGGCGCGCTGCATTGACGCCGCCATAGCTCCCGCCCCAGCGGTCGTACACCAGCAGCGTGCGCGCGACGTTCATTACCATCAGGTACGGCGGTGGGCCGTGCGCCACGTCCCCAGCATAGCCCTTGGCCTGGCCGTACGCCGCACCGAGCACGCGGTCGGCACCCGCGCCCGCATCGGTATGTTTGGCTTCGAGGATGAAGTGCCCTCGGCGGTACAGGTCGATGCGGTTTGTGGTGTCCTTGCCCGTGCGCCGGTCGGTGGTGGTTACCGGGTACTCGAACTCGTACCCGGACCCGCGCGGCTGGGGGACTGTTACGCCCAGCGCCGCGCAGAACTCGGTGACGTACGGCTGGAAGTTGGCGCGCTCGGCGGCGGGAACGGCGTCCCACTTTTCGGCGAGGGCGCGGAGTGCGGGGCTCTGTGGATGCACGATGATGTACGGAGAGCGGGCGCGGCGGGAAGGGGCGCGCTAGGGATGCGCCGTTTCCGGAACTTACGACGCCCCCATCCCGATCTCCAAATCCTCCGTATCAAAGGTGCTTCAGGAACTCTGCGCCGCCCACACGCTGCCCGCGAAGCACGTCGAGCACGATCTCTCCCTCGCGCGGATGCTCCAGGACCACATTCTCCTGGAACTGCCACGCCGAACCCGGCTGGTTGGCATCCGCCGGATCGACGAAGTGGACGTAGGCGCGGCTTTCCCACGCTGCGCGCGTGCAGGCCGCGAGCGCGTCCGCGAGCCAGGGCAGGTCCGCGTGCTGCTCGCGCGCCAGCGCCACCAGCCAGGCGGGATCGTACGGCTTCCAATCCATTCCGTCAGCGCCGGCAGTCAGAGAGTTCAGCGCGCGGTCGATAGTCCAGCAGCGACTCTCCCTGGATCACGGGTCCTGGATGGAGCACCAGATTTCGACGGTGCCCGACCCGCTCTGGGGATCGAAGCGCTCGTCGTAGCGCTCGAACTCGGGGGTGTTGGCCATCCGATAGCCGGACCGGGGCAGCCATTGGTGCCAGATGGCGTCCCACGTGGAGTGCAGCGTGGACACATGCCCGTGGTGCAAGAACACGGCGTAGCGTTGCGCGGGGATGCGCATCCGTCCGTACTCGGGCGGAAGCGCATCCAGCGACGCTACCTCGACGCCACACATGTACTCGAACCTCTGCTCGTCGGGCCAGGCGCCGCACATCACGCCGTACGTGGTTGCGCCCTGCTGGCCGGGCACGGGCACCATCCGCACGAACTCGTCCCACTGTGCCACCATGCTCGCCTGCGCATCGCGATAGGAATGCATGCGTCGCAGGCCGCCCAGCAGCATGGCGAGCCTGTCGGCGATCCGGTCGGGTTCGATCTCGTTCATGGCTTCGATCATCGGGGGATTCCGATCGGAATGCTGGAGTCGGTCGATTACAACTCGTCTGCGGAGAATTTCGTCGCGGGCGTTGACGGAGCTGCAGGTCAGTTCGAGTTGGCCAAGGCGACGATGAAGAGGACCAAAGCGGTGCAGACCACGATCACTCCACGCGCGGTCAGCACGTCGGCCCGGCGCAGTGCGCCGGGGGCACTGAGCAGCGCCCGCGATTCGGGGCGGGCGAGGCGTCTCCAGACGGCTGGGTGCAAGGCCAGCAGGTAGAACGGCCCACATACCGCGCAGTAGATCATCAACACCACGTCGGTTCCCGTGGCTACGCCAACGCCCGTGCCCACGACACCGATGGCGCGAAGCAGGCGCATCGGCCACTTCCATGCGCGCAGCTGCAGCTCCAGCGCAACGCAGCACCGCTGGTTCTGGTTCGCGACGCCCAGCTTCTCTTCGGCGTGCCGATCGTTCGGGTTGATCCGCAGCGCCTCGCGCAGGTGCTTCTCGCCCCGGTCCGTGTTCCGCGCCGCGAGCTCCACCGCGCCCAGGACGGTGTGAGGCGCGGACTGCTCGGGCGCGATCTGCAGCGCACGCAGGGCCGCCTCCCGCGCCTCATCCGCCCGGCCCAGGGCAGAGAGCGCCTGCGCGCGCACCAGGGTGCAGTCCAGGTGGCCGGGCTCCAGCGCCAGGCCGGCGTCGGCCACGTCGAGCGCCTCGTGCAGCAGCCGGCGCTTCCGGAACCGGCTCAGCGCGCGGGTCAGGATTGCCACGGCGAGATATCCGTGCATCGTCGGCTCGTGCGGCGAGCGGGCGAGGGCATCGCGTACGGCCCTGATGCTGCCCCGGCGGTGCTGGTATCGAGGCAGCAGCGCGTGCACCGCCGCCCACGCCTGGTTGGTCCATGGATGGAACGGCTCCAGGCGAAGCCCTTCGCGCGCCGTGTGGAACGCCTCCTTGTCGCGCTGCTGCTTCACCAGCGCAATCGCCAGGAGGCCATGAAGCGCCCCGGCGTCCGGAAACTCGCGCAGCGCGTCGCGAACCTCGCGCTCGGCCAGATCCGGACGACGGCCGTCCACCAGCAGGATCAGCCGGCGGAAGTCGGGATCGTTCCGCGCTTCAGGTTCGCGCATCCGGGAATCAGCGTGCCTGGCGGGTCACTGCCAGATGCCGAGGGCGCGCCGCAGCAGCACGAGCTGGCCCACGTGGTAGGCGTTGTGGTCCGCCACCAGCAGCAGCTCGCGCAGGATGGTCTGCCCGGTGCCGTGCGGAATCGCGGCGAACAGGTCCACGGCGGGATTGGCCGCGAGCTGCTTCAGGGCGCCGCGGTCGTCCCGGAACGCCGACGCGGAATGGTTCCACGCGTCCGGCGAGGGCGGCGCGGCGGACGGGGGCCAGTAGTCGTCGGGCCACTTCGGCTCCACGTAGCCGGGATCGCGGCAGAAATCCAGGATGTCGCGCTGGGTGAACCGCAGGTGCTCCAGCAGCTCCCAGGCGGAGTGGGGCAGCCCCGGCGGACGGATCCCCTGGAACTCGGGCTCGATGCCCTGCACGGCGGCATCGAAGGTTGCGTGTGCATCCTGCCAGTCCAGCAAGCGAACCAGGTGGCTGCGGAGCGAATCGGTCGACATGCGCAAGCGTGGGAGATCGTGTGGAGCACCGCGGCGGACCAGCCCCGCCGCTCTCGCGAGCTTCACGTTACGCCCGCACGGACGGCTTCTGCCAGACCAGCGAGTACCGCCAGAAGAGGTGGCGGCGCACCACGGCGCCCGGAAGCAGGCCCTCTCCCAGCGCGCGCACGTCCGCCAGCGTGGGATACACGTCGTGCCGGGCGTGCTCGGACCAGGCGCGGCGCACGTCGGGCGGGTCGCGCAGCCGGCCGTGGTGCCAGGCGCGGAGCGCGAGATCGGACGGCCACGCCGCGGCACTCCAGGCAAAGTCCGCAACCGTCCGGGGTTGATACAGGTCGAGGATGAGCAGCACGCCGCCCGGCCGCAGCGCCGTGGACAGCTTCACCAGCGTGTCCTCCAGCGGCAGGTGATGCAGCGTCGCAATGCTGGCGATGCAGTCGAACGACTCCGGCGGAAGGGCGACCGACCCGACGTCCGCCTGCGTGAACTCGATGAGGGCCACGCCCCGCGAAAGTTCGCGGGCGCGGCCCACCATCTCGGGGGATAGATCGATCGCCGTCACCCGCTCGAAGTGCCGGGCGAGCAGGCGCGCGAACTCACCAGTTCCACAGCCGATCTCCAGTGCGCTCTCCCGCCTCACCGGCAGGGAGCGCAGCAGGAAAGGGTGATAGTGCCGGTTGTGGTCCCACCGCCCGTCATCGAACGCCGCCAGGCGGTCGAAGTCGGAGGCGATCCGCCTGGCCGGCGCCGCGCCGGCGCGCTCGGGCGGGCGAGTCAACCGCGGGACCCGTGAGAGGGGCGATGTCCCGTGGATCCGCTCTGCACGTGGTTCTCCAGTCGGAACGTGGGACGAGATGCGCGAGCCTCCAATTTCGGCTTTCTGGATTTTCCGGATGCCGCACAATACCTTTCAGGTAGAAAACTGCAGTTACGCATCCCGCCCGATCCCGCGAGAGAAAGGTCCATGCGCACGCCACTT is a window encoding:
- a CDS encoding type IIL restriction-modification enzyme MmeI; translation: MHPQSPALRALAEKWDAVPAAERANFQPYVTEFCAALGVTVPQPRGSGYEFEYPVTTTDRRTGKDTTNRIDLYRRGHFILEAKHTDAGAGADRVLGAAYGQAKGYAGDVAHGPPPYLMVMNVARTLLVYDRWGGSYGGVNAARRIDLRTLWRSEGDIEFLRAVWENPESLNPAIRGRAVTREVAEQLAKLSASLEGRGMDGERVARFLMRAMFTMFAEDVGLLREKPFQAALQAFV
- a CDS encoding class I SAM-dependent methyltransferase — protein: MTRPPERAGAAPARRIASDFDRLAAFDDGRWDHNRHYHPFLLRSLPVRRESALEIGCGTGEFARLLARHFERVTAIDLSPEMVGRARELSRGVALIEFTQADVGSVALPPESFDCIASIATLHHLPLEDTLVKLSTALRPGGVLLILDLYQPRTVADFAWSAAAWPSDLALRAWHHGRLRDPPDVRRAWSEHARHDVYPTLADVRALGEGLLPGAVVRRHLFWRYSLVWQKPSVRA
- a CDS encoding tetratricopeptide repeat protein, whose translation is MREPEARNDPDFRRLILLVDGRRPDLAEREVRDALREFPDAGALHGLLAIALVKQQRDKEAFHTAREGLRLEPFHPWTNQAWAAVHALLPRYQHRRGSIRAVRDALARSPHEPTMHGYLAVAILTRALSRFRKRRLLHEALDVADAGLALEPGHLDCTLVRAQALSALGRADEAREAALRALQIAPEQSAPHTVLGAVELAARNTDRGEKHLREALRINPNDRHAEEKLGVANQNQRCCVALELQLRAWKWPMRLLRAIGVVGTGVGVATGTDVVLMIYCAVCGPFYLLALHPAVWRRLARPESRALLSAPGALRRADVLTARGVIVVCTALVLFIVALANSN
- a CDS encoding DinB family protein; translation: MSTDSLRSHLVRLLDWQDAHATFDAAVQGIEPEFQGIRPPGLPHSAWELLEHLRFTQRDILDFCRDPGYVEPKWPDDYWPPSAAPPSPDAWNHSASAFRDDRGALKQLAANPAVDLFAAIPHGTGQTILRELLLVADHNAYHVGQLVLLRRALGIWQ
- a CDS encoding GyrI-like domain-containing protein, whose product is MIEAMNEIEPDRIADRLAMLLGGLRRMHSYRDAQASMVAQWDEFVRMVPVPGQQGATTYGVMCGAWPDEQRFEYMCGVEVASLDALPPEYGRMRIPAQRYAVFLHHGHVSTLHSTWDAIWHQWLPRSGYRMANTPEFERYDERFDPQSGSGTVEIWCSIQDP